The genomic interval GATGTCCCCTTCGACGAACGAGTCGCCGAAGAAGGCGATGCGCACGGGCCGCCGGGCGTTGAGCAGCGTGTCGCAGAAGGCCCGCATTCCCCGTATGCCCGTGGTGTCGAAGTCCTCGATCGGCGTGAGCTGCGCGACGAGTCGTGCGGTGTCGGGCGCGGCGGTGCGGCGGCGTGCGGCGCTGTCGCGGCGGAGATCCCACGTGAAGGTGGTTTGCACGGCGCGCGGCGCGGTGTCGGCTTCGATGCGTTCGGCCACCCGTTCCATATCGACATGGAATTCCGCCTCGTCGAAAGGCTGCGGCTCCGGCGCGGGGGCTGCGGCGTCGTCGAACGTGACGAGGTCCGAGAGGATGTTGGCCCGGCGGAGCTTGACGCCGCCGAGGCTCTGCGGGGGGATGAAACTGACGGCCACGAGCACTGCGATCAGCGCCGCGGCCGCAATCCATCCCTTGTGCGTGTAGTCTTTTTCGGGGGTGTTCATCCGGGACCGTTCAGTCGCGTCGTCCGCCGAGGATCAGCAGCACGTAGTAGAGAACCGAGGCGATGGCGCTCAGCGCCGCCACGAGGTAGGTGCGGGCCGCCCACGAAAGGGCCTCCCGGGCCTGTGCCAACTGCGCTCCCTCCATCGTGCGGCTCGTCTGCAACCACTCCAGCGCACGGGCCGAGGCGTTGTATTCGACGGGCAGGGTGATGAGCGAGAAGAGCGCCGACATGGCGATCATGCCCACGCCGATCCAGCACAGCAGCTCGTTCTGCGTCGTGGCCAGGATCACCAGCCCCAGCAGGATGACCCACATGGCCGACGACGAGGCGAACTGCACCACGGGAACCAACTGCGAGCGGAGCGCCAGCGGGGCGTAGCCGCGGGCGTGCTGCACGGCGTGGCCGCATTCGTGGGCCGCGACCGCGGCGGCGGCCACGCTCGACGAGGAATAGACCGAGTCGCTCAGATTGACGGTCATCGTCTGCGGGTTGAAGTGGTCGGTGAGGTGGCCGCCCACGTGCGTGACCTTCACGTTGTGGATGTTGTTGTCGCGGAGCATCTTCTCGGCGACTTCGGCGCCCGTGAGCCCGCCCGGGAACTGCACCTTCGAGTACTTTTTGAACACCGACTGCAGGCGCGCCTGCACGATGTAGCCCACGATGCCGATGGCGATGATCAGGAAAAACATGCCGGTCGAGGCGGCCGAATAACGGCTGGCCGCCGGCTCTGCGTAGTAGCCTGCCTGGAGCAGGACGATGAGGGGTTGTAACATGGTCGTAAAAATTTTTGTCTGGTTCGAGTGCCGGTGCGCACCGGCATTTTCTGCCGGGAGCCTCCGCCGCTTGCCGGGAACTTCCGCTTCGCTCCGGTACTCCGGTCGCCGTGCGGCGTTTCCGGCGGGGCGGCCGCGGGACGGGTTTAACGCTCCGGCGTGTGTTTCCGGTGCGTGTAGTAGGCTCCCGCCTGCTGCGCGGGCATCAGCACCATATCATTAACGTTCATATGCGCCGGTAATTGTGCGGCCCATGCGATAGCCTCCGCAATATCCTCGCCGGTGAGGGGCTCGACCCCGTCATAGACCCGGTCGGCGGCTTCGCGGTCGCCGTGGAAGCGGACGAGCGAGAACTCCGTCTCGACCATGCCCGGGCGGATCTCGGTCACCTTCACGCCCGCTGCGAGCAGGTCGGCGCGCATCGACTGCGAAATGGCGTGCACGGCGTGCTTCGAAGCGCAGTAGACCGCGCCGTTCTCGTAAGGCTCCGTGCCGGCGATCGAGCCGATGTTGAAGATGTGGCCGCGGCCCGCGGCGACCATCTTGGGCGCGATGACGCGCGTGACGTAGAGCAGCCCCTTGACGTTGGTGTCGATCATGGCGTCCCAGTCGCGCGTGTCGCCCCGGTCGATGTGCTCCAGCCCGGCGGCCAGTCCTGCGTTGTTCACCAGCAGATCGACCCGCTCGAGCGGTTCCAGCGCCCGGCGCACCTCCTCCTCCGAGCGGACGTCGAATGCGAGCGTCGTGCAGCGGCCGCCCGCGGCGGCGATCTCCCGGGCGAGTTGCGCGAGGCGTTCGGCGCGGCGGCCCGTCGCCGTGATGTCGTATCCCTCCCGGGCCAGCCGGAGCGCCGTGGCGCGTCCGATTCCCGAGGTGGCTCCCGTGATGAGTGCCTGTTTATTCATGACGATTCACAAAAAACGGTTCTTTCGGGCAAAAATACGAAATTATGTGTTACTTTGCATAAATTTTCGGACAAAATACCGCTGTCGTGAACCTGTCGTTTTTCATTGCCCGCCGCATGGCCCGTCCCTCGCCGGAGAACCGGCCCGGCGTGATGGAGCGCATCGCCGTGGTGTCGGTGGCGTTGGGCGTGGCCGTGATGATTCTCGCGCTGGCCGTCATCCTGGGTTTCAAGCGCGAGGTGGCGGCCAAGATGACGGGATTCGCGGGCCATGTCGCCGTGACCGACGTGCGGGGCGTGGGGACGCTCGACGCCGAACCCGTCGTGCGGAGCGCGCATGTCGAGGAGCTGATCCGCACGACGGAGGGCTTCCGCGCGATGGCCCCCTACGCTCTTC from Alistipes dispar carries:
- a CDS encoding zinc metallopeptidase, with product MLQPLIVLLQAGYYAEPAASRYSAASTGMFFLIIAIGIVGYIVQARLQSVFKKYSKVQFPGGLTGAEVAEKMLRDNNIHNVKVTHVGGHLTDHFNPQTMTVNLSDSVYSSSSVAAAAVAAHECGHAVQHARGYAPLALRSQLVPVVQFASSSAMWVILLGLVILATTQNELLCWIGVGMIAMSALFSLITLPVEYNASARALEWLQTSRTMEGAQLAQAREALSWAARTYLVAALSAIASVLYYVLLILGGRRD
- a CDS encoding SDR family NAD(P)-dependent oxidoreductase, with the protein product MNKQALITGATSGIGRATALRLAREGYDITATGRRAERLAQLAREIAAAGGRCTTLAFDVRSEEEVRRALEPLERVDLLVNNAGLAAGLEHIDRGDTRDWDAMIDTNVKGLLYVTRVIAPKMVAAGRGHIFNIGSIAGTEPYENGAVYCASKHAVHAISQSMRADLLAAGVKVTEIRPGMVETEFSLVRFHGDREAADRVYDGVEPLTGEDIAEAIAWAAQLPAHMNVNDMVLMPAQQAGAYYTHRKHTPER